The following are from one region of the Alkalimarinus sediminis genome:
- the greA gene encoding transcription elongation factor GreA, which translates to MNRIPMTVQGEKALREEVQKLKTEERPRVIEAIAEARAHGDLKENAEYHAAREQQSFIEGRILEIESKLSQSQVIDVTKIDSTGKVIFGTTVNLINVDTDETLCYQIVGDDEADIKNGKISISSPIARALIGKEEGEIVAVQIPSGTVEYEIDEVLHV; encoded by the coding sequence ATGAATAGAATTCCAATGACCGTTCAGGGTGAAAAAGCCCTTCGCGAAGAAGTTCAGAAACTCAAAACAGAAGAGCGCCCCCGTGTTATTGAGGCGATAGCTGAGGCTAGGGCGCATGGTGACTTAAAAGAGAATGCTGAATATCATGCAGCAAGAGAGCAGCAGAGCTTTATTGAAGGAAGAATCTTAGAAATTGAGTCAAAGTTATCTCAGTCTCAGGTGATTGATGTGACGAAGATTGATTCAACAGGTAAGGTGATTTTTGGTACTACGGTTAACTTAATCAATGTCGATACAGATGAAACACTCTGTTATCAAATTGTGGGTGATGATGAGGCCGATATTAAGAATGGTAAAATCTCAATTTCATCCCCCATAGCTAGAGCCTTGATTGGTAAAGAAGAGGGTGAGATCGTAGCGGTTCAGATACCTAGTGGAACTGTAGAATACGAAATAGACGAAGTTCTACATGTGTAA
- the dnaK gene encoding molecular chaperone DnaK: protein MGKIIGIDLGTTNSCVAILDGEKARVIENAEGDRTTPSIVAYTDDEVLVGQSAKRQSVTNPTNTLFAIKRLIGRRFEDDVVQKDIEMVPYTIAKADNGDAWVDIKGDKKAPPQVSAEILKKMKKTAEDYLGEPVTEAVITVPAYFNDSQRQATKDAGRIAGLEVKRIINEPTAAALAYGLDKRGGDSTIAVYDLGGGTFDISIIEIADVDGEMQFEVLATNGDTFLGGEDFDSRLIEYLAAEFKKDSGIDLTGDPLAMQRLKEAAEKAKVELSSSQQTDVNLPYITADQTGPKHLNVKVTRAKLESLVEELVMRSLEPCKMALKDSGLSASEIDDVILVGGQSRMPLVQAQVEAFFGKEPRKDVNPDEAVAIGAAIQAGVLSGDVTDVLLLDVTPLTLGIETMGGVATALIDKNTTIPSKKSQVFSTADDNQSAVTIHVVQGERKQAAQNKSLGRFDLADIPPAPRGVPQIEVTFDIDANGILNVSAKDKATGKEQSIVIKASSGLSDDEVESMVQDAESHAEEDRKFEELITVRNQADGMIHAVKKTLDEAGDKATAEEKEQIEAAIAELEEAIKGDDKEDIEAKTQKLTEASSKLAEKLYAEQAQAAEGAQGAPEGENAQSQEDVVDAEFEEVKDDKK from the coding sequence ATGGGCAAAATTATAGGTATCGATTTAGGAACCACAAACTCATGTGTTGCTATCCTAGATGGTGAGAAGGCACGAGTAATTGAGAACGCAGAAGGCGATCGTACCACCCCTTCTATTGTAGCTTACACCGATGATGAGGTGTTAGTTGGTCAGTCTGCAAAGCGTCAGTCTGTTACTAACCCGACAAATACATTGTTCGCTATCAAGCGTCTAATTGGTCGTCGTTTTGAAGATGACGTTGTACAAAAAGATATCGAGATGGTGCCTTACACTATCGCGAAAGCTGACAATGGTGATGCTTGGGTAGATATTAAAGGCGACAAAAAAGCGCCACCTCAGGTGTCTGCTGAAATCTTGAAAAAGATGAAGAAGACTGCTGAAGATTATTTAGGTGAGCCTGTGACAGAAGCAGTTATCACTGTACCTGCTTATTTTAACGACTCTCAGCGTCAAGCGACTAAAGATGCTGGCCGTATCGCTGGTTTGGAAGTTAAGCGTATCATCAACGAGCCGACTGCTGCAGCACTTGCATACGGTCTTGATAAGCGTGGTGGCGATTCTACTATTGCTGTTTACGACTTGGGTGGTGGTACTTTTGATATTTCTATCATCGAAATTGCAGATGTTGATGGTGAGATGCAGTTTGAAGTGTTAGCGACTAACGGTGACACATTCTTGGGTGGTGAAGATTTTGACTCACGTCTGATCGAGTACCTTGCGGCAGAGTTCAAGAAAGATAGCGGTATTGATCTAACGGGTGACCCATTAGCGATGCAGCGTTTGAAAGAGGCTGCTGAAAAAGCAAAAGTTGAGCTTTCTAGCTCTCAGCAGACTGATGTTAACTTGCCTTACATCACTGCAGACCAGACTGGGCCTAAGCACCTTAATGTTAAGGTGACTCGTGCTAAGCTGGAGTCCTTGGTAGAAGAGCTTGTAATGCGTAGCTTGGAGCCATGTAAAATGGCACTTAAAGATTCTGGCCTTAGCGCATCAGAAATTGATGATGTTATCTTGGTGGGTGGTCAGTCTCGTATGCCATTGGTTCAAGCGCAGGTTGAGGCATTCTTTGGTAAAGAGCCTCGTAAGGATGTTAACCCAGATGAAGCGGTTGCTATTGGTGCAGCAATTCAGGCGGGTGTATTGTCTGGTGATGTAACTGACGTATTGCTACTTGATGTTACTCCTCTGACACTAGGTATTGAAACCATGGGTGGAGTGGCGACTGCATTGATCGACAAAAACACTACGATTCCTTCTAAGAAGTCGCAGGTGTTTTCAACGGCCGATGACAACCAGTCTGCTGTAACTATTCATGTTGTTCAGGGTGAGCGTAAGCAAGCAGCACAAAACAAATCACTAGGTCGTTTCGATTTGGCAGATATTCCACCGGCTCCACGTGGTGTGCCTCAGATCGAAGTTACTTTTGATATCGATGCGAACGGTATTTTGAACGTATCAGCAAAAGATAAGGCGACCGGTAAAGAGCAGTCTATCGTTATCAAGGCATCCTCTGGTTTGTCGGATGATGAAGTTGAAAGCATGGTTCAGGATGCTGAAAGTCATGCTGAGGAAGATCGTAAGTTCGAAGAGCTTATTACTGTTCGCAACCAGGCTGACGGCATGATTCACGCGGTTAAGAAAACGCTAGATGAGGCTGGAGATAAAGCGACAGCTGAAGAGAAAGAGCAGATTGAAGCCGCTATTGCTGAGCTTGAAGAAGCAATCAAAGGTGATGACAAGGAAGATATCGAAGCTAAAACTCAGAAGCTGACTGAGGCTTCATCTAAACTGGCTGAAAAACTGTACGCTGAGCAGGCTCAGGCTGCAGAAGGTGCCCAAGGCGCACCGGAAGGTGAAAACGCACAGTCGCAAGAAGATGTGGTTGATGCGGAGTTTGAAGAAGTTAAGGATGATAAAAAGTAA
- the yhbY gene encoding ribosome assembly RNA-binding protein YhbY, translating into MTLTAAQKKQYRAIAHSLSPVIIVGEKGLGEGLLQELNRALEDHELIKIKIALNDRDDRAAIIDELCQQTKATLVQTIGKVAIILRNAEQPNPKLSNLLR; encoded by the coding sequence ATGACCTTAACAGCCGCACAAAAAAAGCAGTATCGTGCAATTGCACACTCACTAAGCCCCGTCATCATCGTCGGCGAAAAAGGGCTTGGAGAAGGGTTGCTACAGGAGCTAAACCGAGCACTGGAAGACCACGAACTTATCAAAATTAAAATAGCATTAAACGACCGAGATGATCGAGCAGCTATTATTGACGAACTCTGCCAACAAACCAAGGCAACTCTCGTTCAAACAATAGGCAAAGTCGCTATTATCTTGCGAAATGCAGAGCAACCAAACCCCAAACTATCTAACTTACTTAGATAG
- the dnaJ gene encoding molecular chaperone DnaJ, with product MSKRDYYEILGVSKSADEKEVKKAYRRLAMKFHPDRNPDDKDAESKFKEATEAYEVLSDSEKRAAYDQFGHAGVDGSAGGGFGGGSGNFSDIFGDVFGDIFGGGGGGGRSRTTRGADLRYTLDLDLEDAVKGTTVKIRVPTQVNCTECDGSGAEKGSKPETCGTCHGAGQVRMQQGFFSVQQTCPHCRGRGKVIKKPCKSCHGAGLKEEQKTLSVKVPAGVDTGDRIRLAGEGEAGAQGGPSGDLYVQIAVREHAIFVRDGKNLYCDVPITFVDAALGGELEVPTLNGRVKLKVPAETQTGKLFRLRGKGVAPVRGGGAGDLLCRVTVETPVNLNKKQKDLLKELQTTMESGGDSQHAPHKHSWFEGVKNFFEDMKF from the coding sequence ATGTCAAAGCGAGATTATTACGAGATCCTCGGCGTGTCGAAGTCCGCCGACGAGAAAGAAGTTAAAAAAGCCTATCGACGACTGGCGATGAAGTTCCATCCTGATCGAAATCCTGATGATAAGGATGCCGAGAGCAAGTTCAAAGAGGCTACTGAAGCCTATGAAGTGCTTTCCGATTCAGAAAAACGAGCTGCTTATGATCAATTTGGTCATGCAGGCGTTGATGGTAGTGCTGGCGGCGGCTTTGGCGGCGGAAGCGGTAATTTTAGCGACATTTTTGGTGATGTTTTTGGTGATATATTCGGTGGCGGCGGAGGTGGTGGACGCAGTCGTACCACGCGAGGAGCTGATCTAAGATATACATTAGATCTAGATCTAGAAGATGCGGTTAAAGGTACAACCGTTAAGATACGGGTGCCTACGCAGGTTAATTGTACTGAGTGTGATGGTAGTGGTGCTGAGAAGGGGTCTAAACCTGAAACTTGCGGCACCTGTCATGGCGCGGGTCAGGTGCGTATGCAGCAAGGTTTCTTTTCTGTGCAGCAGACGTGTCCGCACTGTCGAGGCCGTGGCAAAGTTATCAAAAAGCCATGTAAAAGTTGTCATGGCGCTGGCTTAAAAGAAGAGCAGAAGACACTTTCTGTTAAAGTGCCTGCCGGTGTTGATACGGGTGACAGAATTCGTCTTGCTGGAGAAGGAGAGGCTGGTGCTCAAGGTGGGCCATCTGGTGATCTATATGTGCAGATAGCGGTCAGAGAGCATGCTATTTTTGTGCGGGATGGTAAGAACTTGTATTGCGATGTGCCAATCACGTTTGTAGATGCTGCGCTGGGTGGTGAGCTGGAAGTGCCGACGCTAAACGGCCGAGTTAAGCTTAAAGTTCCAGCAGAGACGCAAACAGGTAAATTATTTAGATTGCGCGGTAAAGGTGTAGCGCCGGTTCGCGGTGGCGGGGCGGGCGACTTGTTGTGTCGTGTAACAGTAGAGACGCCTGTAAACTTGAATAAGAAGCAAAAAGATTTGCTGAAAGAGTTGCAGACCACTATGGAGTCTGGCGGCGATAGTCAGCACGCACCGCACAAGCATTCATGGTTTGAGGGTGTGAAAAACTTCTTTGAAGATATGAAGTTTTAA
- the carB gene encoding carbamoyl-phosphate synthase large subunit — translation MPKRTDLKSILILGAGPIVIGQACEFDYSGAQACKALREEGFRVILVNSNPATIMTDPAMADSTYIEPITWKTVEKIIEKERPDAVLPTMGGQTALNCALDLERHGVLEKYNVEMIGADADAIDKAEDRERFDKAMKAIGLSTPRSAIAHSMEESLQVLDNLGFPCIIRPSFTMGGTGGGIAYNRDEFEEICARGLDLSPTSELLIDESLIGWKEYEMEVVRDKNDNCIIVCAIENFDAMGVHTGDSITVAPAQTLTDKEYQIMRNASLAVLREIGIETGGSNVQFGINPKDGRMVIIEMNPRVSRSSALASKATGFPIAKIAAKLAVGYTLDELQNDITGGATPASFEPSIDYVVTKIPRFTFEKFPQADKRLTTQMKSVGEVMAIGRTFQESIQKALRGLEVGASGFDPMQDLSADDARESLIREMKTPSAERVWYVGDAFRAGMSVEEVYDYSGIDPWYLVQIQDLIQDEAKVAQLGKADMTKELVYKLKRKGFSDARLASLMDVSEKEFRKLRHDLNVRPVYKRVDTCAAEFASSTAYMYSSYEEECEADATDREKIIVIGGGPNRIGQGIEFDYCCVHAALAMKEDGYEAIMINCNPETVSTDYDTSDRLYFEPITLEDVLEIVDLEKPKGVIVHYGGQTPLKLARGLEEAGVPIIGTSPDAIDRAEDRERFQRMIQRLNILQPPNATVRSLEEGIVAAKEIGYPLVVRPSYVLGGRAMEIVYSEAELTKYMREAVSVSNDSPVLLDHFLNAAIEVDIDAVSDGKQVVIGAIMQHIEQAGVHSGDSACSLPPYTLAADIQDEMRETVKRMALELGVVGLMNVQLAYQDGKIYVIEVNPRASRTVPFVSKAIGVSLAKIAARCMAGKSLEEQSFTTEIIPSHFSVKESVFPFNKFQGVDPILGPEMKSTGEVMGIGDSFDEAFAKGALAAGEILPTGGSVFVSVRDVDKVAAVSLGKDLVEAGFKLVATSGTAKALKEAGLVVAQINKVNEGRPHIVDAIKNDEIDLIINTTEGRQAIADSSQIRQSALQHKVTYTTTLAGGEAFCRAIKFGPEKLVRRLQDLH, via the coding sequence ATGCCAAAGCGTACCGACCTTAAGAGTATTTTGATTTTAGGTGCTGGCCCGATTGTTATTGGTCAGGCCTGTGAATTTGACTATTCTGGAGCGCAGGCTTGTAAAGCTCTTAGAGAGGAGGGCTTTCGGGTCATTCTGGTTAACTCGAACCCTGCGACTATAATGACTGACCCTGCGATGGCTGACTCTACATATATAGAGCCTATTACATGGAAGACAGTCGAAAAGATTATAGAAAAAGAGCGTCCTGATGCTGTATTGCCAACAATGGGTGGTCAAACTGCTCTGAACTGTGCGCTTGATTTGGAGCGTCATGGCGTTCTTGAAAAATACAATGTTGAAATGATCGGTGCCGATGCCGATGCGATCGATAAAGCGGAAGATCGTGAGCGCTTTGATAAGGCGATGAAGGCTATCGGTCTTAGCACTCCTCGATCAGCAATTGCTCATAGCATGGAAGAGTCTCTCCAGGTTTTGGATAACTTAGGTTTTCCTTGTATTATTCGTCCCTCTTTTACAATGGGTGGAACTGGTGGTGGAATCGCCTATAACCGTGATGAGTTCGAAGAGATTTGTGCTCGCGGGTTAGATTTGTCTCCTACTAGTGAGTTGTTGATTGATGAGTCGCTAATCGGTTGGAAAGAGTATGAGATGGAGGTCGTTCGCGACAAAAACGATAACTGTATTATCGTATGTGCCATCGAAAACTTTGATGCAATGGGTGTTCATACGGGTGACTCTATTACTGTAGCGCCTGCGCAAACATTGACAGACAAAGAGTACCAGATTATGCGTAATGCCTCGCTAGCGGTATTGCGTGAGATCGGTATCGAAACCGGTGGTTCAAACGTTCAGTTTGGTATTAATCCTAAAGATGGCCGAATGGTCATTATCGAAATGAACCCTCGTGTTTCCCGTTCATCTGCGTTGGCATCTAAAGCTACAGGTTTCCCGATTGCTAAAATCGCCGCCAAGTTAGCGGTGGGTTATACGTTAGACGAATTGCAAAACGATATTACGGGTGGAGCTACTCCAGCTTCATTTGAGCCGTCTATTGATTACGTGGTTACTAAGATTCCACGTTTTACTTTCGAGAAATTCCCGCAAGCTGATAAGCGACTTACTACTCAGATGAAGTCTGTTGGTGAGGTGATGGCTATTGGTCGAACCTTCCAGGAGTCTATTCAAAAGGCTCTGCGTGGTCTTGAAGTAGGTGCGAGTGGCTTTGACCCAATGCAAGACTTATCTGCTGATGATGCTCGTGAAAGTTTAATTCGCGAAATGAAAACACCAAGTGCCGAGCGCGTATGGTATGTTGGTGATGCGTTCCGTGCCGGTATGTCGGTCGAAGAGGTTTATGACTATTCGGGTATTGATCCTTGGTATTTGGTTCAGATACAAGACTTGATTCAAGATGAAGCTAAGGTCGCTCAGCTAGGTAAAGCTGATATGACCAAAGAGCTTGTTTATAAGCTTAAGCGTAAAGGTTTCTCCGACGCTCGTTTGGCATCATTGATGGATGTTTCGGAAAAAGAGTTCCGTAAACTTCGTCATGACTTAAATGTTCGCCCAGTTTACAAGCGTGTAGATACTTGTGCTGCTGAGTTCGCATCCTCTACTGCTTATATGTACTCATCTTATGAAGAAGAGTGCGAGGCAGATGCGACCGACCGTGAAAAGATTATCGTTATCGGCGGTGGCCCGAACCGTATCGGGCAAGGTATCGAATTTGATTACTGCTGTGTGCATGCTGCGCTAGCGATGAAAGAAGACGGCTATGAAGCGATTATGATCAACTGTAACCCTGAGACGGTTTCAACTGATTATGATACCTCTGACCGCCTATACTTTGAGCCGATCACGCTAGAGGATGTTCTTGAAATTGTTGATCTAGAAAAGCCGAAAGGGGTTATAGTTCACTATGGTGGCCAGACTCCTCTGAAGCTGGCTAGAGGTCTTGAAGAGGCCGGTGTGCCGATTATCGGAACATCACCAGATGCGATAGATAGAGCAGAAGATCGTGAGCGCTTCCAGCGAATGATCCAACGTTTAAATATACTTCAGCCGCCAAATGCAACAGTTAGAAGCCTTGAAGAAGGTATTGTTGCAGCTAAAGAGATTGGCTACCCGCTCGTTGTTAGACCTTCCTATGTATTGGGTGGTCGAGCAATGGAAATTGTGTATAGCGAGGCTGAACTCACTAAATACATGCGTGAGGCGGTAAGTGTTTCAAACGACAGTCCTGTCTTGCTAGATCACTTCCTCAATGCAGCAATCGAAGTTGATATTGATGCAGTAAGTGATGGTAAGCAGGTTGTTATCGGTGCCATTATGCAGCATATCGAACAGGCGGGTGTTCACTCTGGTGACTCTGCATGTTCTTTGCCTCCTTATACCTTGGCAGCTGATATTCAGGATGAAATGCGAGAAACCGTTAAGCGCATGGCATTGGAGTTGGGTGTTGTTGGTTTAATGAACGTTCAGTTGGCTTACCAAGACGGAAAAATCTATGTTATTGAGGTTAACCCTCGTGCATCAAGAACGGTTCCGTTTGTATCGAAAGCCATTGGCGTTTCGTTGGCTAAGATAGCCGCTCGTTGTATGGCGGGTAAGTCTCTTGAAGAGCAGTCGTTTACAACAGAAATAATTCCATCACACTTCAGTGTTAAGGAGTCTGTATTCCCATTTAATAAGTTCCAGGGAGTAGATCCGATTCTCGGCCCAGAGATGAAATCGACGGGTGAAGTAATGGGGATAGGTGATAGTTTTGATGAGGCGTTTGCCAAGGGTGCTCTGGCTGCTGGTGAAATTCTACCGACGGGTGGATCGGTCTTTGTCAGTGTGAGAGATGTCGATAAAGTTGCAGCGGTAAGCTTGGGTAAAGACTTAGTAGAGGCTGGCTTTAAGTTGGTTGCTACTAGTGGAACCGCCAAGGCACTAAAAGAAGCAGGTCTTGTTGTAGCGCAGATTAACAAGGTGAATGAAGGTCGACCTCATATTGTAGATGCAATCAAGAATGATGAGATTGATCTGATTATCAACACTACTGAAGGCCGTCAGGCAATTGCTGACTCTTCTCAGATACGTCAGTCTGCATTGCAGCACAAGGTTACTTATACGACTACTTTGGCGGGCGGAGAAGCATTTTGTCGCGCGATCAAATTTGGTCCTGAGAAGCTAGTTAGACGCCTTCAAGATCTTCACTAG
- the carA gene encoding glutamine-hydrolyzing carbamoyl-phosphate synthase small subunit, producing MTKPAILALEDGSIFKGVSIGANGQSSGEVVFNTSMTGYQEILTDPSYARQIVTLTYPHIGNTGVNSEDVESDSVSAAGLVIRDLPLVASNWRSEKSLDEYLTENNIVAIADIDTRRLTRILREKGALNGCIIAGDSISEEDALKAAKAFPGLKGMDLAKEVTRTEISSWDESSWDLVSGYGQNQDQSFHVVAYDYGVKHNILRMLADRGCRLTVVPAQTPAAEVLAMNPDGVFLSNGPGDPEPCDYAIAAIKEVLAAKVPVFGICLGHQLLALASGAQTLKMKFGHHGANHPVQCLTDGTVMITSQNHGFAVDEASLPDHIEATHKSLFDGSLQGIRRTDTPAFSFQGHPEASPGPHDVAPLFDQFIELIKEYRS from the coding sequence TTGACTAAACCTGCAATTCTTGCCCTTGAAGATGGAAGTATCTTTAAGGGGGTTTCTATCGGTGCAAATGGGCAATCTAGCGGAGAAGTGGTTTTTAATACATCCATGACCGGCTATCAGGAGATCCTGACTGACCCATCTTATGCCCGCCAGATTGTAACCCTAACCTATCCACATATCGGGAACACAGGGGTTAATTCTGAAGATGTTGAGTCCGATTCTGTATCGGCAGCAGGCCTCGTGATTCGTGATTTACCTTTAGTTGCTAGCAACTGGCGTTCAGAGAAATCACTGGACGAATATCTTACTGAAAATAATATTGTCGCCATTGCGGATATTGATACTCGTCGTTTAACCCGAATTCTTCGCGAAAAAGGTGCTTTGAACGGCTGTATTATTGCGGGTGACTCGATTTCAGAAGAAGATGCGTTGAAAGCTGCTAAAGCGTTCCCTGGGTTAAAAGGAATGGATTTAGCCAAAGAGGTAACTCGAACTGAAATATCATCTTGGGATGAGTCGAGTTGGGATTTGGTTTCAGGGTACGGGCAGAATCAAGATCAATCATTCCATGTTGTCGCGTATGACTACGGAGTAAAACACAACATTCTTAGAATGCTTGCTGATCGTGGTTGTCGTTTGACTGTTGTTCCTGCGCAGACACCTGCAGCAGAAGTCTTGGCAATGAACCCTGATGGTGTTTTCTTATCCAATGGTCCTGGTGATCCAGAGCCATGTGACTATGCAATTGCCGCTATCAAAGAAGTACTTGCTGCTAAGGTGCCGGTTTTTGGCATCTGCTTAGGTCATCAATTATTGGCATTGGCGAGTGGGGCTCAGACATTAAAAATGAAATTTGGGCATCATGGTGCAAACCACCCTGTTCAGTGTTTGACCGATGGTACGGTGATGATAACTAGTCAAAACCATGGTTTTGCTGTTGATGAAGCGTCACTACCTGATCATATAGAAGCAACCCATAAGTCTTTGTTTGATGGTTCGTTGCAAGGTATTCGCAGAACAGATACGCCAGCATTTAGCTTCCAAGGGCACCCTGAAGCAAGTCCTGGTCCCCATGATGTTGCACCGCTGTTTGACCAGTTTATAGAGTTGATAAAAGAGTATCGTTCGTAG
- the grpE gene encoding nucleotide exchange factor GrpE, with the protein MSVEEEKVDSNPEQTPHDHEVLETEMEQDVQSADSEGTEATPEGDKDWQKEALLLQEEISGLKDQALRATADAQNIRRRAEKDVEKAHKFALEKFSKELLPVVDSLEKTIESSQSGEGEKSALVEGVEMTLSILMASLKKFSVEPVDPVGEPFDPALHEAMSMVDAPDAEPNSVIAVIQKGYTLNGRLIRPAMVMVAKGSAKIDEKA; encoded by the coding sequence ATGAGTGTAGAAGAAGAGAAGGTTGATAGTAATCCTGAACAAACACCGCACGATCATGAGGTGTTAGAAACTGAAATGGAGCAGGATGTTCAATCTGCAGACTCTGAAGGTACTGAAGCTACGCCAGAAGGTGACAAAGATTGGCAAAAAGAAGCTCTGCTACTTCAAGAAGAAATTTCTGGGTTGAAGGATCAGGCATTACGCGCTACGGCAGATGCACAGAATATCAGACGACGGGCTGAAAAAGATGTAGAAAAGGCTCATAAGTTTGCCCTAGAGAAGTTTTCTAAGGAGTTGTTGCCGGTTGTTGATAGCCTAGAAAAGACGATAGAAAGCAGTCAGTCTGGCGAGGGTGAAAAGAGCGCTCTGGTTGAGGGCGTTGAAATGACTCTTTCAATCCTAATGGCGAGCCTTAAAAAGTTTAGTGTTGAGCCTGTTGACCCCGTGGGCGAACCGTTTGACCCAGCTCTTCATGAAGCAATGTCTATGGTGGATGCGCCGGATGCAGAGCCTAATTCTGTTATTGCGGTTATACAAAAAGGTTACACGTTGAATGGGCGCTTGATCCGTCCGGCAATGGTTATGGTTGCAAAAGGTTCTGCAAAAATCGATGAAAAGGCTTGA
- the dapB gene encoding 4-hydroxy-tetrahydrodipicolinate reductase — translation MRVAVIGAAGRMGKILIEASVLAEDVEFSAAIVSPGSSLVGVDAGELAGVGKQGVLAVDNLEQVADQFDVLIDFTSPELTMQNVEVCKRLGKKIVIGTTGLSDEQKAQLDAAAKDIAIVFAPNMSVGVNLTFKLLELAAKVLGDDVDIEIVEAHHRHKKDAPSGTALRMGEVVADALDRDLKKCAVYGREGITGERDRETIGFETIRAGDIVGEHTVMFAGLGERVEITHKASSRMTFAKGAVRASSWLKAHDRGLFDMQDVLDLH, via the coding sequence ATGCGTGTAGCGGTGATTGGTGCGGCTGGTCGAATGGGGAAGATTCTGATTGAGGCTTCAGTATTGGCAGAGGATGTTGAATTTTCTGCTGCCATAGTAAGTCCAGGCAGCTCTCTTGTTGGGGTTGATGCTGGTGAATTGGCTGGCGTTGGTAAGCAGGGAGTGTTGGCTGTTGATAATCTGGAGCAGGTGGCAGATCAGTTTGATGTGTTGATTGATTTCACTTCTCCTGAGTTAACCATGCAGAATGTGGAAGTCTGCAAGCGTTTGGGTAAAAAGATCGTGATCGGCACAACGGGGTTGAGTGATGAGCAGAAAGCTCAGTTAGACGCAGCTGCAAAGGATATTGCAATAGTGTTTGCACCTAATATGAGTGTGGGGGTTAATCTTACATTTAAGCTGCTTGAGCTGGCTGCTAAGGTGTTGGGTGATGATGTTGACATTGAGATTGTTGAGGCGCACCACCGGCATAAAAAAGATGCACCATCTGGCACTGCATTGCGTATGGGAGAGGTTGTAGCGGACGCTCTGGATCGTGATCTAAAGAAGTGCGCTGTGTATGGCCGAGAAGGTATTACTGGTGAGCGGGATAGAGAGACAATAGGTTTCGAAACCATCCGTGCCGGAGACATTGTGGGTGAGCATACTGTCATGTTTGCTGGGTTGGGTGAGAGAGTGGAGATTACCCATAAGGCGAGTAGTCGAATGACCTTTGCTAAAGGGGCGGTTCGTGCCTCATCTTGGTTGAAGGCACATGATAGAGGGTTGTTTGATATGCAGGATGTTTTGGATCTGCATTGA